From Armatimonadota bacterium:
GCCGGGAGCACGACTACCCCCACCAGCTCTCCGGGGGGATGAAGCAGAGGGTGCAGCTGGCCCGCGCCCTGCTGAACCGGCCAGAGGTCCTGCTGATGGACGAACCCTTCGGGGCCCTGGACTCGCAGACGCGCAGCCAGATGCAGGAGCTGCTGCTGCAGGTATGGGGACTGTACCATCCCACCATCCTGCTGGTTACCCACGACCCGGAGGAAGCCCTCTTTCTCTGCGGCCGCATCTACATAATGGGCCGCGGCGGGCGGATTCAGGGTTGCCTCACGGTGCCGTTTGCCTACCCCAGGACCGTGGGGCTGATCGGTACGGCGGAGTTCGCACGGCTGAAGTACGAACTCCTCCGGGCGCTGCGTCCGGAGGAGCACAGCCAAACCTCCGGAGGGGATGCCGGAGGGAATCCCAAAGGGGGTGGAACATGAACAGGCGCCTTGCTGTGGCGCTAAGCGTGATGGTTCTGACTGCGGTACTGGCCCTGCCGGGGCGCGCGCAGCCGCCGCTGGTGGTGCGCATTGCCTGGCAGCCCTACAACGCGGTCATCTTCTACACGGCGCGCGACCTGAAGATCTTCGAGCGCGTGGGGCTGCAACCCCAGTACACCCGATTTACCGCAGGGCCCCCGCAGTTCGCCGCG
This genomic window contains:
- a CDS encoding ABC transporter ATP-binding protein, whose amino-acid sequence is MGGEVATVPTQAPPAAKIVVRDVGRIFPPASKRSSPVVALREANCEVYAEEIVGLLGPSGCGKTTLLNLIAGFDRQDQGSITIGGKPAGRPGPDRMMVFQFPALFGWLTVWDNIVFGPRHRGEDPREYIPRARALIEAVGLSGREHDYPHQLSGGMKQRVQLARALLNRPEVLLMDEPFGALDSQTRSQMQELLLQVWGLYHPTILLVTHDPEEALFLCGRIYIMGRGGRIQGCLTVPFAYPRTVGLIGTAEFARLKYELLRALRPEEHSQTSGGDAGGNPKGGGT